A region of Paraburkholderia sp. BL23I1N1 DNA encodes the following proteins:
- a CDS encoding DUF5943 domain-containing protein: protein MQPQLPIDVDPNTGVWTTDALPMLYVPRHFFTNNHTAVEEALGRDAYAEILYKAGYKSAYFWCDKEAKQHGIAGMAVFEHYLKRLSQRGWGIFTIAEADPSSSRARIELHHSSFVLAQPGKEGKLCYMFAGWFAGAMDWVNDTAPDSARKGPPSHSKEAQCAAEGHDHCVFEVSPLAS from the coding sequence ATGCAACCCCAACTGCCTATCGACGTCGATCCGAATACCGGCGTCTGGACCACCGACGCGCTGCCGATGCTCTACGTGCCGCGTCACTTCTTCACGAACAATCACACTGCTGTCGAAGAAGCGCTCGGTCGCGATGCCTATGCCGAAATTCTCTATAAGGCCGGCTACAAATCCGCGTATTTCTGGTGCGACAAGGAAGCGAAACAGCACGGCATTGCCGGTATGGCGGTGTTCGAGCATTACCTGAAGCGTCTGTCGCAACGCGGCTGGGGCATCTTCACGATCGCAGAAGCCGATCCGTCCAGCTCGCGTGCCCGCATTGAATTGCACCATTCGTCGTTCGTGCTCGCGCAGCCGGGCAAGGAAGGCAAGCTGTGCTACATGTTCGCCGGCTGGTTTGCGGGCGCGATGGATTGGGTGAACGACACCGCGCCGGATTCCGCTCGTAAGGGTCCGCCGTCCCATTCGAAAGAAGCGCAATGCGCGGCTGAAGGCCACGACCATTGCGTGTTCGAAGTATCGCCGCTCGCGTCGTAA
- a CDS encoding dipeptidase, translating into MSTLHDNSIIIDGLNISKFERSVFEDMRKGGVTAVNCTVSVWESFQKTVDNIAEMKQQIREYSEILTLVRTTDDILRAKKENKTGIIFGFQNAHAFEDNLGYIEAFKDLGVNVVQLCYNTQNLVGTGCYERDGGLSGYGREVIQEMNRVGIMVDLSHVGGKTSSEAIAASNKPVCYSHCCPSGLKEHPRNKSDEQLKEIADAGGFVGVTMFAPFLKRGPDATVEDYIEAIEYVVNLIGEDQVGIGTDFTQGYSTEFFDWITHDKGRYRQLTNFGKVVNPEGIRTIGEFPNLTAAMERAGWSETRIRKIMGENWVRVFGEVWKV; encoded by the coding sequence ATGAGCACTTTGCACGACAACAGCATCATCATCGACGGTCTGAACATTTCGAAGTTCGAACGATCGGTGTTCGAAGACATGCGCAAGGGCGGCGTGACCGCGGTGAACTGCACCGTGTCGGTCTGGGAAAGCTTCCAGAAGACCGTCGACAATATCGCCGAAATGAAGCAGCAGATCCGCGAATACAGCGAAATCCTGACGCTCGTGCGCACTACCGACGACATCCTGCGCGCGAAGAAAGAGAACAAGACCGGCATCATTTTCGGTTTCCAGAACGCACATGCATTCGAGGATAACCTCGGCTATATCGAAGCCTTCAAGGACCTCGGCGTGAACGTGGTTCAGCTTTGCTACAACACGCAGAATCTAGTCGGCACGGGCTGCTATGAACGCGACGGTGGGCTGTCGGGCTATGGCCGCGAAGTGATCCAGGAGATGAACCGCGTCGGCATCATGGTCGATCTCTCGCATGTGGGCGGCAAGACGTCATCTGAAGCGATCGCGGCGTCGAACAAGCCGGTGTGCTACTCGCATTGCTGCCCGTCGGGGCTCAAGGAGCATCCGCGCAACAAGAGCGACGAGCAACTGAAAGAGATCGCCGATGCGGGCGGTTTCGTCGGCGTGACGATGTTCGCGCCGTTCCTCAAGCGCGGTCCGGACGCGACGGTCGAAGACTATATCGAAGCGATCGAATACGTGGTGAATCTGATTGGCGAAGACCAGGTCGGCATCGGCACGGACTTCACGCAAGGCTATAGCACCGAGTTCTTCGACTGGATCACGCACGACAAGGGTCGTTATCGCCAACTGACGAACTTCGGCAAAGTGGTGAATCCGGAAGGCATTCGCACGATCGGCGAGTTTCCCAACCTGACGGCGGCGATGGAACGCGCCGGCTGGAGCGAGACGCGCATCAGGAAGATCATGGGTGAAAACTGGGTACGGGTGTTCGGCGAAGTGTGGAAAGTTTGA
- a CDS encoding serine hydroxymethyltransferase, which yields MSNPNPFFEESLATRDAAVRGAILKELERQQSQVELIASENIVSRAVLEAQGSVLTNKYAEGYPGKRYYGGCEYADVVETLALDRIKHLFNAKFANVQPHSGAQANGAVMLALVKPGDTVLGMSLDAGGHLTHGAKPAMSGKWFNAVQYGVNRDTMLIDYEQIEELAQQHKPALLIAGFSAYPRALDFARLRAIADGVGAKLMVDMAHIAGVIAAGRHQNPVEHAHVVTSTTHKTLRGPRGGFVLTNDEDIAKKINSAVFPGLQGGPLMHVIAGKAVAFGEALQPGFKTYIDNVLANAQALGEVLKAGGVDLVTGGTDNHLLLVDLRPKGLKGNQVEQALERAGITCNKNGIPFDTEKPTVTSGVRLGTPAGTTRGFGASEFREIGRLIVEVLDALRDHPEGDAATEQRVRREIFALCERFSIY from the coding sequence ATGTCGAACCCGAATCCTTTCTTTGAAGAATCGCTCGCCACGCGTGATGCAGCAGTGCGCGGCGCCATTTTGAAAGAGCTGGAGCGCCAGCAGTCGCAAGTCGAATTGATCGCGTCGGAAAACATCGTGTCGCGCGCGGTGCTCGAAGCGCAGGGTTCGGTGCTGACCAACAAATACGCGGAAGGGTATCCGGGCAAACGCTATTACGGCGGCTGTGAATACGCCGACGTGGTCGAAACGCTGGCCCTCGATCGCATCAAGCATTTGTTCAACGCGAAATTCGCCAACGTGCAGCCGCATTCCGGGGCGCAAGCCAACGGTGCGGTGATGCTGGCGCTGGTTAAGCCTGGCGACACGGTGCTCGGCATGTCGCTCGACGCGGGCGGCCACCTGACCCACGGCGCCAAGCCGGCGATGTCGGGCAAATGGTTCAACGCGGTGCAATACGGTGTTAATCGCGACACGATGCTGATCGATTACGAGCAGATCGAGGAACTCGCGCAGCAGCACAAACCGGCGCTGCTGATCGCCGGCTTCTCGGCCTATCCGCGCGCGTTGGACTTCGCCCGGTTGCGTGCGATCGCCGACGGCGTGGGCGCGAAGCTAATGGTGGACATGGCGCACATTGCCGGGGTGATCGCGGCCGGGCGTCACCAGAATCCGGTCGAGCACGCTCACGTTGTGACGTCGACCACGCACAAGACGCTGCGCGGTCCGCGTGGCGGCTTTGTGCTGACGAATGACGAAGACATCGCCAAGAAGATCAACTCGGCGGTGTTCCCCGGCTTGCAGGGCGGCCCGCTGATGCACGTGATCGCCGGCAAGGCGGTGGCGTTCGGCGAAGCGCTGCAACCGGGCTTCAAGACCTACATCGACAACGTGCTGGCTAACGCGCAGGCACTGGGCGAAGTGCTGAAAGCGGGCGGCGTCGATCTGGTGACGGGCGGCACGGACAACCATCTGCTGCTGGTCGATCTGCGCCCGAAGGGCCTCAAAGGCAATCAGGTCGAGCAGGCGCTGGAACGCGCGGGCATCACCTGCAATAAGAACGGCATTCCTTTCGACACCGAAAAGCCGACGGTGACGTCGGGCGTTCGCCTCGGCACGCCGGCGGGCACCACACGCGGCTTCGGCGCGAGCGAGTTCCGCGAAATCGGGCGGTTGATCGTCGAGGTGCTCGACGCGCTGCGCGATCATCCGGAAGGCGATGCCGCAACCGAACAACGCGTGCGCCGCGAGATTTTTGCGCTGTGCGAACGCTTTTCCATCTACTAA